The sequence TCCGGCCGGAATCTCGGGCCGGTCCTTGAGCAGGAGGTAGCCCTCCAGGGCGTGCGCCCGGGCCTGGGCCAGCTCGTCCTCGTCGAGGCGGCCCGGCTTGTTCAGCACGGCCTCGGACACCCGGGCCTTGCCGATGTCGTGCAGCAGCCCGGCCATGCCCAGGCCGACGAGCTCCTCCCCGGAAAAGCCGAGCACCCGCCCGAGCAGCAGGCAGAACACGGCCACGTCGGCGCAGTGGCACACCGTGTAGTCGTCCAGGCGGCGCAGCCTGGCCGTGACCGAGGCGGTCTCGTTGCGGTCCATGCTCCCGGCCATGTCCTCCACCAGGGGCCGGACCTCGTCCAGGCGGAGCGTCCGCCCGGCCCGGGCGTCGGTCATGAAGCGGCGGGCCAGGGCCACGGCCTGGGCGTGGAGGCGCGCGGCCACGGGCAGCTCGTCCCGGAGCGCGGCAAGGGGCGAGGCGGCCAGGATTTCGCGGCGCTCCTCGGTCGACAGCTCGGACACGGGCACCGAGCGGTCGGTGTCCACGAGGATTTCGTCCGAGGCCAGGGACACGTAGTGGGCCAGGTCGGCGGAGAGGATCAGGCGCTCGACCTTGACCACCGGGTCCTCGAACGCGCCGGAGCCGTAGCTGACCACGAACATGCCGGGCCTGAGTTCGGCGGGTTTGAGACGCACGAGCATGGGGCTGGAATAGCCCGGCCCGGGGTTCGCTGTAAACCCGGGCCCGGGCGGGGGGTCAGGTGAAGAAGTAGCGCGAGAGGTCGACGCGGTAGTCGGCGGGATTGAGGCACTCGGTGATGCGCAGGGGCTCGGCCGCGCCGTCCTGGTCGGCCAGGTCCACCATCCTGATGGGCGTCATGCGCATCTGCTTGTCCATGATGACCTTGATCTTGGGC is a genomic window of Desulfovibrio aminophilus containing:
- a CDS encoding HD-GYP domain-containing protein, with amino-acid sequence MLVRLKPAELRPGMFVVSYGSGAFEDPVVKVERLILSADLAHYVSLASDEILVDTDRSVPVSELSTEERREILAASPLAALRDELPVAARLHAQAVALARRFMTDARAGRTLRLDEVRPLVEDMAGSMDRNETASVTARLRRLDDYTVCHCADVAVFCLLLGRVLGFSGEELVGLGMAGLLHDIGKARVSEAVLNKPGRLDEDELAQARAHALEGYLLLKDRPEIPAGVARAVLEHHERTDGRGYPYHLAGPDISMPAQIVSVADVYDALISETPYRRALPPSEALGRLYQRRGQGFCPECVEMLVRTLGVYPVGSFVRLTSGEYGVVAEGNPGRPLLPKVRVVFDARMRPRRSRVLDLGAQDPGRPDAVGVLECLDPARYKIDAARFLL